Genomic segment of Nostoc sp. TCL240-02:
GTTGCAGGCGAAGCTGCAATATACGTGAATGATAATGATGTAAATGAAATGACAAATGCACTTTGTGAAGTACAAAAACTAGGTGTTCGTAATTCATTGATTACGGCAGGTTTAGTACAAGTACAACAGTTTTCTTGGATAAAAATGGCGCAAACTGTTAGTTATGTATTAATTAATGCTACACTTAGTTATTTAAATCTCAATAAAATTAATTTAATTATTTTCCCTGATTGGTCACAACCAGAAGAGTCTCTTGGTTTAGATTTACAACAAGTTATTAAGGCGATTGCCACTCATCCTAATAACGAAGAAACTACCCTAATTATTCATACTGGTAATATTCCTGGTGAGGATGCTGAACTGTTTTTATCTAGTGTAGCTATGAATCTTTTGGTACAGGAAGATTTAGACGTTACCGAAGGATTAGAAATTTCTCTAATGAAAAAATTGGCTGATATTCAGTGGGAAGCTTTGCTACCTCGCATCAATGCCAGAATTATTTTAGAACATGAGGATCAACAAGCTTTAGGACAAGTGGCAGTAAGTAAAATTCCTTCTTGCCAAATTGATAATTTAAGCAATCAAATAAATATTTTATTTAAAGGTGAAAAAACTAACTTAGCTAGTAGAAAGGAAATATCTATTACAGACGCATTAGCGGCAAAAAATGGAAATATCAATATTATAATTTTTCCTGATTGGTTACAATCAGAAGAGTTGCTGATTTTAGAATTAGAACAAGTAATTAAAACGGTAATCAATCATTGCGATAGTAACCAGATAACGTTACTTATAAATACTAATGGCATTTCTGAAGATGATGCCAATTTAGTTTTATCTACTGTGGCGATGAATCTGCTACTAACAGAAAATTTTGATATTACTGTAGAATGTGAAATTTCTCTGCTGGGAAATTTAGATGAAATTGAACTAAGAGCTATAATCCCTTTCCTCCACAGTCGAATTATTTTACAACATGAAAATCTGGATGGTTTAACATTATCTCTAATAGAAAATATCCCAGCGTATGAAATAGAAAGCTTTAATAATATACATGTAGAGCAGCTAGTTTTTGATTTAAGTAATAGATTATTTCAAGAGGGCAGATGGACAGAAGCGATCGCTCAATATCAAAAAATTTTAGAAATCCAATCGGGAGATGCAGATATTTATTATAATTTAAGTTATTGCTATAGACAGTTAAACCTGTTAGACGAATATTTTAAGACTCTCCAGCAAGGAATTAAACTTTACCCTCAAGAAGGAAGATTACATTTTTCATTAATCATCGACTTGCGGCGTAATGGACGTATTGAAGAAGCAATATTAAGTGCAAAAAATGCGGCTAAATGCTTACCTAATGATTACACTTTTCAAATCCTAAAATATTTAACAGTTCCATCAATATACGAAAATCAAGAGGAAATTAAGTTCTATCGCCAGCGCTTTACTCAAGGACTGCAAGATTTAATTCAGCAAACATATCTGAAAACTACAGAAGAACAACAAAGTGCTTTAGCAGGTATAGGTCGGCTCACAAATTTTTACTTATCATATCAGGCACAAAATGATATAGATTTGCAACGTCAGTATGGAAAGTTAGTACATGAAATTATGGCAGCTAACTATCCACAATGGGTAGTCCCTTTATCTATGCCTAAGCTTCAGCCTAATCAAAAAATTCGTATTGGTTACGCCTCACATTACCTGCATTCTTATAGTGGCACACTGTGGTTAACTGGCTGGTTACGTTACTGCGATCGCCAAAACTTTGAAATTTACTGCTACTACACAGGAGACGAGCCAGATCCTGTTACCCAACAGTTCCAAAATTACAGCGATGTTTTTCACTATATTCCTTATAACTTATCAGCAGCTTGTGAACAGATAATTGCTGATAAATTGCATATCTTAGTCTTTCCTGAAATAGGTATGGACGCGCAAACCATGCAAATGGCTGGTCTGCGGCTTGCGCCTTTGCAATGTGTGGCTTGGGGGCATCCTGTGACAACAGGCTTACCCACAATAGATTACTTTTTATCTAGCGAGTTAATGGAACCCGAAAATGCCCAAGAACATTACTCAGAAAAATTAATTCGCTTACCTAACATTGGCGTTTCTTACCCTAAGCCATATATTCCCCCAGTTATCAAAACCCGTTCAGATTTTGGGTTAGGAGATGATGCAGTCATCTATTTATGCTGCCAAGCTCCTTTTAAATATCTGCCCCAATATGATTTTATTTTTGCAGAAATTGCTTGTCGCCTTCCTCAAGCCAAATTTGTGTTTTTGCGTGGTACTTTACTTGAGCCACGCCTGAAGCGGGCTTTTGCTGCTGTTGGACTTAACAGCGAGGATTACTGTGTATTTCTCAGCATTCCAGAGCGGCTAGACTATCTAATGATTAACTTACTTTCAGACGTTTATCTAGATACATTTACTTGGTCTGGTGGTAATACTACTCTAGAAGCGATCGCTTGTAATCTTCCTATTGTCACTTGTCCTGGAGAATTTATGCGGGGTCGTCATTCTGACAGCTTCTTAAAAATGCTAGGAGTGACGGATACCATCGCTCAAAATGAAGCCGAATATATAGAAATTGCTGTCAAATTAGGACTAGATCAAGCTTGGCGAGGCGCTATTGCCGAAAGAATGAGCCAAAATCATGATCGCCTTTTTGATGATAAAGCTTGTGTTGCAGGTTTAGAAGCTTTTTATAGAGAAGTTTGTAGTAAGCACTTCAGTGCTTAAATTGGTAATTACAGAACAGGAGGACTAAAGTCTTCACTACGAACTTTAGAATTTGTAGTAAGTAAGTTTCGAGCTAAGAGATTATTGTGAGGGCTGAAGCCCTCACAACTAACTTATTTTTTCTCAATATACCTTTGCCACATTTGCTCGTAAGCCTTCTCCATCTCGCAGGTAAATTGTTTTGCATTCCATAGTGGTGCTGTTTGTCTAGATGCTTTCAGCTTCAAGGTTACTTGCTGTCGTAAAGCCTCATCTTTGCCTAAGCGCACACCCCACTCTACATACTCTTCATCAGTCCAGGCAATACCTTCTGTGATACCAGCATTCATCATCATGGTGTAGCTATTTCGGGCAGCGAATTGCTGTCCAACTCTGGTTACTAAAGGAATACCCATCCAGAGTGTTTCTAAGGTTGTTGTTGCACCGTTATAAGGAGAAGTATCTAATACAACATCAGCAATGCCTAAATTTGCTCTGTGAACAGACTCAGAAGGATCTAACTGTAAAAATCGTAGACGCGAAGAATCTACACCCTCTTGCTCTGCTAACTGCATAAAAAATTTCTGCACAGCTTCAGAGTCAGCTAACCCTTTAATCAAAAAATAGCTATTAGGCACTTCCTTAATAATTCTCATTTGGAGTTGTGCTGTATTTGGGTGGCGCTTAAATCCTCTTTGAGCGCTGAGATAAACTACAGCATCAGTAGGAATATCAAGAGAGTCACGCCGTAAAGTTGGCACACCTACTTCAAAACCATCTACTGCTATATAGGTTTGGGGTAATCTCCAGATTTTTTCTGTATAGTATTCCTGAGCAGATTCTGGTAAAACATAAGGATCGGCAATAAAGTAATCAACTGCTGGTATTCCTGAAGCATCCCAACCTAACCACGTTGCTTGTACAGGCGCAGGTTTAAGCGCCATAATTTCACAAGTAATATCTAAGGTGATGCTATCCAAATCGATTAAAATATCAATCTCATCTTCGTAAATTTTTTCAGCAATGTCGTCACTATAAATTCCACCTTGATAAGCTTGAGTAAATTGCTGAACGTACCATTCTTGCAAGGGATCGTCTACTTGTTTATAATTTATAAAATAGCCATAAATATCAAACTTTTCACGGTTATGATGCTGAATTAGCCACCGAGCTAACCAGCCAACAGAATGTTTAGATAAACAATGGGATAAGTAGCCGATTTTTATTTGCTTAGTACGTCTGACTAACTCTCGATTTCCATATCGTTGAACTTTTTCTTTAGCGTACTCTTGCACATTAAGCTGGCAAAGTTGTACCAATTGATTTTGAATTTGTCTATTTTGATGTGGGTCATCTCGCAAGTAAGGTGCATAATAATTGGTATTAAATAACCAGAGTATTGTGAATGCTTCCAGATTTGTAGGTTGTTCTTCTATCAAAGACATGAGTAGAGATTCCTGCTCTAAGAAAACTGCACAAGCTTCATTCCAATAAGCAGGAGCTTCCATTAATCCTCGTTGGATCAGGTGTTTGGCAAAAAGTTTGTCAGTTATAGTCTTTGATAGTAAATAGCATAATTTAGCTACTTCTATTCCTTTAGAATAATTACGATCTTTAAAATAAAAAGCAGCAAGATGACGTAAAAGTTCTATCTTTTCAGGTTCAAGGCGCAAACATAATTCAGTCATTAATACTGCTACTTGAGGTTGCCGCATAGAATGGGCAACTTTAACTGCGGCTGGCAGCAAAATATTAATGAAAGGTTGAGACTGATCGATATGGATTAGACAAGCTTCTGCAAACTCTAGGATAGAGGGATGCAATGGGTCATCATTGATGATACTGTCTAATACTTGCAATAATAACTCAATATCTATAATTTCTTCTGACTGAATTAACTCAATTATCTCTAGGGAAGTTAATTCATCACCACTAAAAGTTTCTTGTTTAATAGATAACTCAATCAAATACAGAAGATTATTCACATATTGAGGAGAAATTTCCCGTATATGTTGGCGAATTGCCCAAGCAACTGAATAATCTGCTAGTGTCTCTCTGCGTTCGGCTTCAGTTTGCAAAACCTGTATCAATTCCACAGTCCATTGCTCAACTTCTTGGGCTTCTCCCTCCTCCATGCCCAGCAGCCAAGTCATTTGCGCTTCTGCTTCTTGCCCTTGCAATAGCAACATTAATCCTAAGTTCCAGTAGTGAGATTTAACTTCTGGTTCTATTTCGATAGCTTGTTCATAGCAGTTAGCAGCTTGAGCATAGTTACCTTTGGTAAAATATTGCTGGGCTTGCTGTTCTGATGGAGAGATGTCATTAGGAATTTGGACAGAAGTCATAGTCAAGAATTTTCAGGATAGTACTAGTACTATTCCCAAAATTTAGAACAAAATTAAAGTGGGTAGCCTAGACTACCCACTGTGATAAAGCTTGCAATTGGATATAGAACTCAAGTTATTACTTAGAAGTCAACTCTGAATAGGCGGTGTTACAACCTGGCTGGAGTGGAGTGCCTGCTGAAGTTCCAGCTGGACCAAAAGTTCCAATAGTACCACTCTGGTCACCAACAGCATTAGACTGGCATAACACAGCTAGAGTAGTTGCTTCGCTGGTAGATAATACTATTGATTTAATAACAACACCCTGGTAAGATTTGAGTACCGGCTTCAGAGATATACCATTATTGGCAACCTCAGTATCACCCCCATTAACAGCGTATGCATAATTCTCAGTTTGGGTTCTAATACCAAGTCCTAACTGATCCATACTAGTAGTGAATTTAGCATTTTCTAAAAAGTATGCCTGTTGAGCGCGGTTCATGGAACCAGTATACTGTTTAGCTTCAGATTGCTTACCTTTGTTAGCTTGGTTCAAGAAAGAAGGTAGTGCGATCGCAGACAAAATACCAATGATGATAATTACTACTAATAATTCAATGAGTGTAAAACCCTCATTTTCCTTCTTTTTGCCGAGGAGGTGTTGGAGAAACTTTGCTTTCAATTCAGTTTTCATAAGTGTTTTTCCTGGGGTAGGAAGCGCTTGTGTGTTCTAGATGTAACTTACCCACTCGTATTTGGTTTCATATCACCCTACCTAAAAATTTTTTTCAACTATGTTTTTGTTTATATCGCGATCGCGTTAGATTAATAGGCTATTTTCCTTATATATAAGGGTTTTCTCAATTGCATACTCTCTAATCTCGGTGTTGTTTAGCTAAAAAAAGCTATATATTGAGGCGATCTGGAGACATATAGATTGACACTGGTTACGGGTTATTAAAGATTATTTAACCCTTTTTGCAACTTACCAAGACTCTATGGAACAGTTGAAAGAGGCGAATATATCCTTACCCCAAATCTGATTTCGAGTTAAAAATGCTTATACTGATTATCTGGTAAGTTGCATAGAACAATTTGCTCAAGCTCCAAGTCCGTCCAAGCCTAATTTTGTGCAGCTTCAGAAAGAATTACTATGGGAATCCGCTTTGATTTCTGTTCGCACAGCGTGGTGTAGCCATACTTATTTGCGTAGGTAGGCAGTAATAAATCAGCCTTTCTGAGCTGTACTGGGTTTTTTCAGAAATCAAATATAAGTCATATATTAACTGAAAAGTATTAGACTTATATTCACTTATTAAGTATCAAATATGAGGTTAGATTTACTCTGAAGATGTTGACTTTTGAGCAATGACGTTGAGGCTGATTAGTGTATTTAAAATACGGATTGTACTGCAATCATCAAACATATCAAACGTCTCTACTTGCTCATATTGTGTAAACCCAACTTCTTCTAAACATATAGACAATATTTCAAAATCAAATCCTACCTTATGAACATCATATATATTAGTTTGTCCGCCAAACATAATCCGCATTATATGCAGACGTTCAACTACTGTAAATTCTGGATGCAGATAAAACCAACATAATTTTTTTAAATCTGGGACACTAATAAAAAGTTGTCCGCCTGGTTTGAGAACACGATACCATTCTGTTAATGTGTTCATTAACTCATTATCTATTCTATGATAAAAATGTTCTAGAACATGACTGGCATAAATTGCAGAAATTGAATTATTTTCAAATTGGCTTAAATCAGATGCGTTGCCAATATAATCTA
This window contains:
- a CDS encoding tetratricopeptide repeat protein, with translation MTSVQIPNDISPSEQQAQQYFTKGNYAQAANCYEQAIEIEPEVKSHYWNLGLMLLLQGQEAEAQMTWLLGMEEGEAQEVEQWTVELIQVLQTEAERRETLADYSVAWAIRQHIREISPQYVNNLLYLIELSIKQETFSGDELTSLEIIELIQSEEIIDIELLLQVLDSIINDDPLHPSILEFAEACLIHIDQSQPFINILLPAAVKVAHSMRQPQVAVLMTELCLRLEPEKIELLRHLAAFYFKDRNYSKGIEVAKLCYLLSKTITDKLFAKHLIQRGLMEAPAYWNEACAVFLEQESLLMSLIEEQPTNLEAFTILWLFNTNYYAPYLRDDPHQNRQIQNQLVQLCQLNVQEYAKEKVQRYGNRELVRRTKQIKIGYLSHCLSKHSVGWLARWLIQHHNREKFDIYGYFINYKQVDDPLQEWYVQQFTQAYQGGIYSDDIAEKIYEDEIDILIDLDSITLDITCEIMALKPAPVQATWLGWDASGIPAVDYFIADPYVLPESAQEYYTEKIWRLPQTYIAVDGFEVGVPTLRRDSLDIPTDAVVYLSAQRGFKRHPNTAQLQMRIIKEVPNSYFLIKGLADSEAVQKFFMQLAEQEGVDSSRLRFLQLDPSESVHRANLGIADVVLDTSPYNGATTTLETLWMGIPLVTRVGQQFAARNSYTMMMNAGITEGIAWTDEEYVEWGVRLGKDEALRQQVTLKLKASRQTAPLWNAKQFTCEMEKAYEQMWQRYIEKK
- a CDS encoding type IV pilin-like G/H family protein; this encodes MKTELKAKFLQHLLGKKKENEGFTLIELLVVIIIIGILSAIALPSFLNQANKGKQSEAKQYTGSMNRAQQAYFLENAKFTTSMDQLGLGIRTQTENYAYAVNGGDTEVANNGISLKPVLKSYQGVVIKSIVLSTSEATTLAVLCQSNAVGDQSGTIGTFGPAGTSAGTPLQPGCNTAYSELTSK
- a CDS encoding methyltransferase domain-containing protein, translating into MKDIKLHIGGEKKHPDWKIFDIEPRPEVDYIGNASDLSQFENNSISAIYASHVLEHFYHRIDNELMNTLTEWYRVLKPGGQLFISVPDLKKLCWFYLHPEFTVVERLHIMRIMFGGQTNIYDVHKVGFDFEILSICLEEVGFTQYEQVETFDMFDDCSTIRILNTLISLNVIAQKSTSSE